The following coding sequences are from one Methanocorpusculum vombati window:
- the mtrB gene encoding tetrahydromethanopterin S-methyltransferase subunit MtrB: protein MGYVLVLPEFGLVADPIAGIVTTAGVSYQPVIDQVAELEKIADDLVGMLSGEGNFLNSYPGREKTLLYAGSVTSLWYGLAVGLFIAGLIAFALIGM from the coding sequence ATGGGATATGTATTAGTATTACCTGAATTTGGCCTCGTAGCTGACCCTATCGCAGGCATTGTCACGACCGCAGGTGTTTCCTACCAGCCGGTCATTGATCAGGTTGCTGAACTTGAAAAGATTGCAGATGATCTCGTCGGAATGCTTTCCGGAGAAGGAAACTTCCTGAACAGCTATCCCGGACGTGAGAAGACCCTGCTCTATGCAGGTTCCGTTACCTCACTCTGGTATGGTCTGGCTGTCGGACTGTTTATTGCCGGCCTGATTGCATTTGCATTAATTGGGATGTGA